The proteins below are encoded in one region of Aquisphaera giovannonii:
- a CDS encoding glycosyltransferase, which yields MRVALIFDDRLRPDTTGIHARAALRSLADVVHFLPDRRGEIPASGFDLYLSMDDDSDHRLPSPLRPLAYWAIDTHLDFDARLERARRCDLVFAAQRDGADRLRDRGVATSTWLPLACDPDVHRKLDVPKTLDVAFVGNLFPGARAELLGRLAGRFPGHFIGRAFGDEMARIYSSSRVVFNRSLGDDVNMRVFEALACGSLLVTNDLAGNGLGELFVVGEHLVTYRDADDLLAKVAHHLQHDGERERIAAAGRAEALAGHTYRHRMEALLARAGEVLGDLGRVTIPVPFAGGSHVSFRPSGRPPGLTSVIVPCFDQLEFTRECVRALVRKTGRPWELIVVDNGSTDGTDRYLAGVADAAPMAVRVIGNASNRGFPAAVNQGLAAARGEYLVLLNNDAVVTDGWLDQLVALADSDPAIGMAGPMSNYASPPQLVEDVPYKDLDAMHGFAARWREEHRGQWLTAGKLSGFCLLMKRAVYEAIGGLDERFGLGFFDDDDLGRRARDAGFTLAVARDLFVHHFGSRTFTGQGIDAAALLEANAKVYAAKWGELQGTAVTLAPWPGHSHGRGFETQIDTDEHRWGEGVRDGKTAGGGRVGRGCVPGVGVEQVRAGGVPGSPNPISMPYPCESVSIRGSKSPGPIRGGTKAQVSLTMIVRDEEDNLPQCLGSVAGLFDEVVVVDTGSRDRTTEIARGFGARVFDFVWVDDFAAARNAALARARGDYAFWLDADDVVEPQERAKLERLLASLPADEAGQAAYVVRCACDPEPDGRGGNTVVDHIRLFPVREGVRWTYAVHEQILPALRRAGVPVRWSDVTVRHTGYSDPALRGRKLERDARILEADLAERPGDPFVLFNLGSIAVERQDWPRALELLQRSLSGSAPSDSITRKLFALIARCRQMLGDLPRAIAACDEGLSFFPDDAELLFRKAVAHRGSGDPAGAEASWRRILGLRRPEEFASVDQGIYGHLTRRNLAALAEERGELAVALEHWRAVQHECHGDEEALHAVRRLGNSAGGP from the coding sequence TTGAGAGTCGCCCTGATCTTCGATGATCGACTCCGGCCGGACACGACCGGGATCCACGCCAGGGCCGCGCTCCGGTCGCTCGCCGACGTCGTCCACTTCCTCCCCGACCGGCGGGGCGAGATCCCGGCCAGCGGGTTTGACCTTTATCTCAGCATGGACGATGACAGTGACCACCGCCTGCCCTCTCCCCTCCGCCCGCTGGCGTACTGGGCGATCGACACCCACCTGGACTTCGACGCCAGGCTGGAGCGGGCGCGGCGATGCGACCTGGTCTTCGCGGCGCAGCGGGACGGGGCCGATCGGCTCCGCGACCGCGGCGTGGCGACGTCGACGTGGCTGCCGCTGGCGTGCGACCCGGACGTCCACCGCAAGCTCGACGTGCCGAAGACGCTCGACGTCGCCTTCGTCGGCAACCTCTTCCCCGGGGCTCGCGCCGAGCTGCTGGGGCGGCTGGCGGGGCGGTTCCCGGGCCACTTCATCGGCCGGGCGTTCGGCGACGAGATGGCGAGGATCTACTCGTCGAGCCGGGTCGTCTTCAACCGGAGCCTCGGCGACGACGTCAACATGCGGGTCTTCGAGGCGCTGGCGTGCGGCTCGCTGCTGGTGACGAACGACCTGGCGGGCAACGGCCTGGGCGAGCTGTTCGTCGTCGGCGAGCACCTGGTCACCTACCGCGACGCCGACGACCTGCTCGCGAAGGTCGCGCATCACCTCCAGCACGACGGCGAGCGGGAGCGGATCGCCGCCGCCGGGCGGGCCGAGGCGCTCGCCGGGCACACGTACCGCCATCGGATGGAGGCGCTCCTGGCCCGCGCCGGGGAGGTCCTCGGGGACCTCGGGCGCGTCACCATCCCGGTCCCTTTCGCCGGAGGATCGCACGTGTCATTTCGCCCTTCGGGACGCCCGCCGGGGCTGACGTCGGTCATCGTCCCGTGCTTCGACCAGCTCGAGTTCACCCGCGAGTGCGTCCGGGCCCTGGTGCGGAAGACCGGGCGGCCCTGGGAGCTGATCGTCGTCGACAACGGCTCGACGGACGGGACCGATCGCTACCTGGCGGGCGTGGCGGATGCCGCCCCGATGGCCGTCAGGGTCATCGGCAACGCGTCGAACCGCGGCTTCCCGGCGGCGGTCAACCAGGGGCTGGCGGCGGCGCGGGGGGAATACCTCGTCCTGCTGAACAACGACGCGGTCGTCACCGACGGCTGGCTCGACCAGCTCGTCGCCCTGGCCGACTCGGACCCGGCGATCGGCATGGCGGGGCCGATGTCCAACTACGCCTCGCCGCCGCAGCTCGTGGAGGATGTGCCGTACAAGGACCTCGACGCGATGCACGGGTTCGCGGCGCGGTGGCGGGAGGAGCATCGCGGCCAGTGGCTCACCGCCGGCAAGCTGTCGGGCTTCTGCCTCCTGATGAAGCGGGCCGTGTACGAGGCGATCGGCGGCCTGGACGAGCGGTTCGGCCTGGGCTTCTTCGACGACGACGACCTGGGCCGTCGCGCGCGAGACGCCGGCTTCACCCTGGCCGTCGCCCGCGACCTGTTCGTCCACCATTTCGGCAGCCGCACTTTCACCGGGCAGGGCATCGACGCGGCGGCGCTGCTGGAGGCCAACGCGAAGGTCTACGCCGCGAAGTGGGGAGAGCTCCAGGGGACGGCGGTGACGCTGGCGCCATGGCCCGGCCACAGCCACGGAAGAGGATTTGAGACACAGATAGACACAGATGAACACAGATGGGGAGAGGGAGTCCGGGACGGGAAGACGGCAGGGGGAGGTCGGGTCGGGCGCGGATGTGTGCCGGGAGTGGGCGTGGAACAGGTGCGGGCCGGCGGTGTCCCGGGCTCGCCCAACCCGATCTCGATGCCTTATCCGTGTGAATCCGTGTCCATCCGTGGCTCGAAATCCCCGGGTCCCATCCGCGGCGGCACGAAGGCGCAGGTCAGCCTGACGATGATCGTCCGGGACGAGGAGGACAACCTGCCGCAGTGCCTGGGGTCGGTAGCGGGGCTGTTCGATGAGGTCGTCGTGGTCGACACCGGGTCCAGGGACCGGACGACGGAGATCGCGCGGGGGTTCGGGGCGAGGGTGTTCGACTTCGTGTGGGTGGACGACTTCGCCGCCGCCCGCAACGCGGCGCTGGCCCGGGCGCGGGGGGACTATGCGTTCTGGCTGGACGCCGACGACGTGGTCGAGCCGCAGGAGCGGGCGAAGCTGGAGCGGCTGCTGGCGTCGCTGCCGGCGGACGAGGCGGGCCAGGCGGCGTACGTGGTGCGGTGCGCCTGCGACCCGGAGCCCGACGGGCGGGGCGGGAACACGGTGGTGGACCACATCCGGCTGTTCCCCGTCCGCGAGGGCGTGCGGTGGACCTACGCCGTGCACGAGCAGATCCTCCCGGCGCTGCGGCGGGCCGGCGTGCCGGTGCGGTGGAGCGACGTGACGGTCCGGCACACCGGCTACTCCGACCCGGCCCTGCGGGGCCGCAAGCTGGAGCGGGACGCGCGGATCCTGGAGGCGGATCTGGCCGAGCGGCCCGGCGACCCGTTCGTGCTGTTCAACCTGGGCTCGATCGCGGTCGAGCGGCAGGACTGGCCGCGGGCGCTGGAGTTGCTCCAGCGGAGCCTCTCCGGCTCGGCGCCGTCGGACTCGATCACGCGGAAGCTGTTCGCGCTCATCGCGCGGTGCCGGCAGATGCTCGGCGACCTGCCGCGGGCGATCGCGGCGTGCGACGAGGGCCTGTCGTTCTTCCCCGACGACGCCGAGCTGCTGTTCCGCAAGGCGGTGGCCCACCGGGGCTCCGGCGACCCGGCGGGGGCGGAGGCGTCGTGGCGTCGGATCCTGGGCCTGCGCCGCCCGGAGGAGTTCGCGAGCGTGGACCAGGGCATCTACGGCCACCTCACCCGCCGCAACCTCGCCGCCCTGGCCGAGGAGCGCGGGGAACTCGCCGTAGCCCTGGAGCACTGGCGGGCCGTCCAGCACGAATGTCACGGGGATGAAGAGGCCTTGCATGCCGTACGCCGGCTGGGTAACTCGGCAGGCGGTCCCTGA
- a CDS encoding FG-GAP-like repeat-containing protein: MKRPDRRPRRAPIKLAMEPLEIRWLMSAGGKEAQATKLSEVLERIGRSQTTLETFARGLAHSPGRASGLGLAGLASELRQHGAYARQHGWAASLVRELTNHPRYAAAHHLTGLITTTTAGATPVSQPGAGDSSSTSTITASPSGGATTTAGSSTSAGGSTAPTQPQPSTPAPAVPTVPLSRSVSVGDTLDVNLASAAGASGSAYIITPQPLPENMSFNRETGEFLFMPAPGQAGRYDFNISVQGGASPENIHLALTASQPALPSTQVSGRVVDELGQPLAGMPVAIDGATTVTDSAGRFVLAGIATNPGPISAGGSTATAANRLPLISPVAQLLAHSIYADVNNVIASPLILPKIDWSASSSFAADAATGTTDIASSALPGFNIRVPASPGLQAESATGGTVSTAQLSAALSAQHMPDGTQGGTILYKVTGADLTRPVQLTLPNTQGLKPGAVVDLITVNMLTGGHDVTSRMVVSADGKTLSSQGTVVLAHAATTTTAPPPGQLTADSWDPIIGYNTFIGCLGEGNEGPTATAVQQCTCPIGAGGAASPPNSGGTPPAGSPAGKQQAYGVMNSDASLVSGAYFQDHQLVPYQSLGTSQSIDLQYSSLQATSKPVVQAMFTTPPDGNAGGLTSVTATVSLGGVVQGSAVTFPTPSGLLDSTTYNIPLQVDATALATGVYPFVMTITENWGIEFGATSLSFQVAGEVDVVNAMASPLGAGWTVGDVQQVALATAGGPAVVAQGQNGMEHFDYVYNNGQSQYQDLAVVAGTSTAQMLPNNGAGLFPTASVSSATTAGTVAGDFNGDGKPDLAAAAGSTLAIRLNNGTGGFGSATSITLASGKTARALAEGNFTGHTNGVLDLAVLLAPSSGSGSYTVAVYTGSGTGTFTGPTTTTVGSGTASNTSPDSMAAGDFNGDGKTDLAFTSDNGVLVVLQASSGGSFGTATTPTLPSNHSAIGVTTTDYNSDGKVDLVVEVDNWNVTEVGLPFVALDLMAGSGTGSFSNVSTYQTVGQPDSATLGLVAGAFNGSDAGLEIAVPVSTSPTVGDTYIDIVPLSTSGTWGNGIIYAAGQDNGTTPGNIVAADFNGTGRPGIAMSDSYGKLNLLLPDPATNQFYPVQSITIGGGVVMLAVAPFEGTGAVAGFRGPSSNPSTLLHNGNGTWTRTYPDGTVIQFDSSGRETSITDRNGNAYTYGYVSAGAAAGAVQSVADPVGLRTTFAYNGSGRLSTITDPAGRVTTVTMDASGNLTKFVDPDNAATQYGYTTPSNHRMTSETNPNNHTATITYNGFGQLTSETLFDGTSSTGVTGAQTPGLLAPGGSGTLSSSYQGVVTDPDGHATTVTLNWMGHTSSVTDGANTTASTVYDRRGFPVAAVDPLGRRTTYTFDDNGNVTSIYRLVSSSSGGSTYETETIAYNDPYGIPTSITDFNGNTTTFTLDSHGNVTRRTDPDTLHEDFTYNARGQVLTDTDRNGNTTSYSYDSNGRLTTIQYPGSDTPVVKYTYTSAGDLQSVTDANGNRVTYTYDNAGRVLTSQNPIQKAASKTVNFGYDADGNLTGVTDANGHATSYMYDARDRLTTMIDAANQGTGKATVYAYDPAGNLAQVTDPLGHAVTFAYDGDNRMTGTTDGMGDRVTWTYDNAGEVTIYNDGDGHPFTYSYDPLGRLQAEYGPIKTAGSGGGSYSGTQVASYTYDKNGNLIAFRDGNNNVTKYGYDSLNRVVTVTDANNNITSYTYDNNGNVQTVKDANGHATSYAYDARNNQIRVTEPTGGGTTTYQYDPGNRLKSLTDPDNNTTTYLYDSANRVTTVVDPLNHYTTYVYDVMDNLATMVDRNGRIHQYAYDADDRETTEKWIPIGGGTATNTVTYTYDAAGRTTQVQDATSKTALTYDNANRLLTADDAGTTGLPQVTLTYGYDPAGNRTTLVDSKGGLTSYIYDARNELVTMTQSGTGISSKRVDIAYDNGGRMTTITRYSSLTGGTPVATTGYTYDAGDRVTTITDKNSSGTVLASYGYTYDPGDRVTQEARTWASGSSTDTLTYGYTNNDQLTSVSHTNASFANESFSYDANGNRTGTSPTDNRIATDGTYNYTYDNEGNETVRTKISDGSQTIYKYDYRNRLVEVDSKVGTTTTPLATYTYDALDRRIGRTEGGVTTATLYDGASPIMDFTGGLTSPTTRYLQGIGAAVDQDLARDQSGIVAWYLPDRLGTVRDLVDNTGAIIDHVDYGAYGNQLAESTPAYGDRLAGFAGLDRDPATGLNLAVFRASDPKTGRWTNQDPLKFTAGDRNLYRYVGSSPTNFTDPTGLEVFPPPGHNPDGTPKNRPHQMPTDPSGTWTPTQFFGPGSPLIKQTSWGCGGLAALRLGVTPDYPISKYLGKLHPNDILSLPNIQDYPTLQQAKDALHRIGGKGKILLVDSPYPQWWTDGPASCNFSTYWPGPDGGYWEWQNHGDMQPGRVIRHEPNPPDLHPYKTYYLIPTPKVKPL, from the coding sequence ATGAAGCGTCCGGATCGCCGTCCGCGCCGTGCCCCCATCAAGCTCGCCATGGAGCCGCTGGAGATCCGCTGGCTCATGAGTGCCGGCGGCAAAGAGGCCCAGGCGACGAAGCTGTCCGAGGTGCTGGAGCGGATCGGGCGATCTCAGACGACCCTCGAGACCTTCGCCCGGGGCCTGGCCCATTCGCCGGGGCGGGCGTCCGGACTCGGCCTGGCGGGGCTCGCCAGCGAGCTGCGCCAGCACGGGGCCTACGCCCGGCAGCACGGCTGGGCCGCCAGCCTCGTCCGGGAGCTGACCAACCACCCGCGTTATGCGGCGGCCCACCACCTCACCGGACTGATCACGACGACCACCGCGGGGGCGACGCCCGTCTCCCAGCCGGGGGCGGGCGACTCGTCGTCCACGAGCACGATCACGGCCTCACCGTCGGGCGGCGCGACGACCACGGCGGGGTCGTCGACGTCGGCCGGCGGATCCACGGCACCCACGCAGCCCCAGCCTTCCACGCCGGCCCCGGCCGTGCCGACGGTCCCGCTCTCGCGCTCGGTCTCGGTCGGCGACACGCTCGACGTCAACCTCGCCTCGGCGGCGGGCGCCTCCGGCTCCGCCTATATCATCACGCCGCAGCCCCTTCCGGAGAACATGAGCTTTAATCGGGAGACGGGCGAGTTCCTCTTCATGCCCGCCCCGGGGCAGGCCGGCCGATACGACTTCAACATCTCCGTCCAGGGCGGGGCGAGCCCGGAGAATATCCACCTCGCACTTACGGCCAGCCAGCCGGCCCTGCCGTCCACCCAGGTCTCCGGCCGGGTCGTCGACGAGCTCGGCCAGCCACTTGCCGGCATGCCGGTCGCGATCGACGGCGCGACGACCGTCACCGATTCCGCGGGGAGATTCGTGCTCGCGGGCATCGCGACGAATCCCGGCCCGATCTCCGCCGGCGGCTCGACCGCCACGGCGGCGAACCGCCTGCCGCTGATCTCGCCCGTGGCCCAGCTCCTCGCCCATTCGATCTATGCCGACGTGAACAACGTCATCGCCTCGCCCCTGATCCTGCCGAAGATCGATTGGTCCGCCTCGTCCTCGTTCGCCGCCGATGCCGCGACCGGCACCACGGACATCGCCTCCTCGGCGCTGCCCGGCTTCAACATCCGGGTTCCGGCGAGTCCTGGTCTCCAGGCAGAGTCCGCGACCGGCGGGACGGTCTCGACCGCGCAGCTCTCGGCCGCGCTCTCCGCGCAGCACATGCCCGACGGGACACAGGGCGGCACGATCCTGTACAAGGTGACCGGGGCCGACCTCACCAGGCCCGTCCAGCTCACGCTCCCCAACACCCAGGGCCTCAAGCCCGGCGCGGTGGTCGACCTGATCACGGTCAACATGCTCACCGGCGGTCACGATGTCACCAGCCGAATGGTCGTCTCCGCCGACGGCAAGACGTTGAGCTCCCAGGGCACCGTCGTCCTGGCACACGCGGCCACCACCACGACGGCGCCTCCGCCCGGCCAGTTGACCGCGGATAGCTGGGACCCCATTATCGGCTACAACACCTTCATCGGTTGCCTGGGCGAGGGGAACGAAGGGCCCACCGCGACCGCCGTGCAACAATGTACCTGCCCAATCGGGGCCGGCGGCGCGGCATCGCCGCCGAATTCGGGCGGGACGCCCCCCGCGGGATCGCCGGCGGGCAAGCAACAGGCGTACGGAGTCATGAACTCGGACGCCAGCCTGGTGTCCGGCGCCTACTTCCAGGACCACCAACTCGTCCCTTATCAGTCGCTCGGCACGTCGCAAAGCATCGACCTCCAATACAGCTCCCTTCAGGCGACGAGCAAGCCCGTCGTCCAGGCGATGTTCACGACGCCTCCCGACGGCAACGCGGGCGGGCTCACCTCGGTCACCGCAACGGTCTCGCTGGGCGGCGTGGTCCAGGGCTCGGCCGTGACATTCCCGACCCCGAGCGGCCTCCTCGACTCCACCACGTACAACATCCCACTCCAGGTCGATGCCACCGCTCTGGCGACGGGCGTGTATCCGTTCGTGATGACGATCACCGAGAACTGGGGGATCGAATTCGGCGCCACCTCGCTTTCCTTCCAGGTGGCCGGCGAGGTCGACGTCGTCAACGCGATGGCCAGCCCGCTGGGGGCCGGGTGGACCGTCGGCGACGTGCAGCAGGTGGCCCTGGCCACGGCCGGCGGGCCCGCGGTGGTGGCCCAGGGCCAGAACGGCATGGAGCATTTCGACTACGTCTACAACAATGGCCAGTCGCAATACCAGGATCTGGCCGTCGTCGCGGGGACGAGCACGGCTCAGATGCTGCCCAACAACGGGGCGGGGCTCTTCCCGACCGCGTCGGTGAGCTCGGCGACGACCGCGGGCACGGTGGCCGGGGACTTCAACGGGGACGGCAAGCCGGACCTGGCCGCCGCGGCCGGGAGCACGCTGGCCATACGGCTGAACAACGGCACCGGTGGATTCGGCTCCGCGACCTCCATCACCCTGGCGTCGGGCAAGACGGCCAGGGCCCTCGCCGAGGGCAATTTCACCGGCCACACCAACGGCGTCCTGGACCTGGCCGTCCTGCTCGCCCCCTCGAGCGGCTCGGGTTCCTACACCGTGGCCGTGTACACGGGCAGCGGCACCGGCACCTTCACCGGCCCCACCACGACCACGGTCGGCTCCGGCACGGCTTCAAACACCTCGCCCGATTCGATGGCCGCGGGCGACTTCAACGGCGATGGGAAGACCGACCTGGCGTTCACCAGCGACAACGGGGTCCTGGTCGTGCTCCAGGCCTCGTCCGGAGGCTCGTTCGGGACGGCCACCACACCGACGCTGCCTTCCAACCATTCGGCCATCGGCGTCACCACGACCGACTACAACTCGGACGGGAAGGTCGACCTGGTGGTCGAAGTGGACAACTGGAACGTGACGGAGGTCGGCTTACCGTTCGTGGCGCTTGACCTCATGGCGGGCAGCGGGACGGGCAGCTTCAGCAACGTGTCGACCTACCAGACGGTGGGCCAGCCCGATTCGGCGACGCTCGGCCTGGTGGCCGGGGCCTTCAATGGCTCCGACGCGGGGCTCGAGATCGCGGTGCCGGTATCGACAAGCCCGACAGTCGGCGACACCTATATCGACATCGTGCCTTTGTCCACCTCGGGGACGTGGGGGAACGGGATCATCTACGCCGCCGGGCAGGACAACGGGACCACGCCGGGCAACATCGTCGCCGCGGACTTCAACGGCACCGGCCGGCCGGGCATCGCGATGTCCGACAGCTACGGCAAGCTGAACCTGCTCCTGCCGGACCCGGCGACCAACCAGTTCTACCCCGTCCAGAGCATCACGATCGGCGGCGGGGTGGTCATGCTCGCCGTCGCGCCCTTCGAAGGCACCGGCGCGGTCGCCGGCTTCCGCGGGCCGAGCAGCAACCCCTCGACCCTCCTCCACAACGGCAACGGGACGTGGACCCGCACGTATCCCGACGGCACGGTCATCCAGTTCGATTCCTCGGGCCGCGAGACCTCGATCACCGATCGCAACGGCAACGCGTACACCTACGGCTACGTGTCCGCGGGTGCGGCCGCGGGAGCCGTCCAGTCCGTCGCGGATCCGGTCGGGCTCAGGACGACGTTCGCCTACAACGGCTCCGGTCGCCTGTCCACGATCACCGATCCGGCCGGCCGCGTGACGACGGTGACGATGGACGCCAGCGGCAACCTGACGAAGTTCGTCGACCCCGATAACGCGGCGACGCAGTATGGCTACACGACCCCGTCCAACCACCGGATGACCAGCGAGACGAACCCCAACAACCATACGGCCACGATCACGTATAACGGCTTCGGCCAGCTCACGAGCGAGACCCTGTTCGACGGCACCTCCTCGACGGGCGTGACCGGGGCCCAGACCCCGGGCCTGCTCGCGCCCGGCGGCAGCGGCACCCTGTCCTCGAGCTACCAGGGCGTGGTGACCGACCCCGACGGGCATGCCACGACGGTCACCCTCAACTGGATGGGGCACACCTCATCCGTCACCGACGGCGCGAACACCACGGCCTCGACCGTCTACGACCGCCGCGGCTTCCCGGTGGCCGCGGTCGACCCGCTCGGCCGCCGGACCACCTACACGTTCGACGACAACGGCAACGTGACCTCGATCTACCGCCTGGTCTCGTCCAGTTCCGGGGGAAGCACCTACGAGACGGAGACGATCGCCTACAACGACCCGTACGGCATCCCGACCTCGATCACCGACTTCAACGGCAACACGACGACCTTCACCCTGGACAGCCACGGCAACGTCACCCGCCGGACCGACCCGGACACCCTCCATGAGGACTTCACGTACAACGCCCGCGGCCAGGTCCTCACCGACACCGACCGCAACGGGAACACGACCTCGTACTCGTACGACTCCAACGGCCGGCTCACGACCATCCAGTACCCGGGATCGGACACCCCGGTCGTCAAGTACACCTACACGAGCGCCGGCGACCTCCAGTCCGTCACCGACGCCAACGGCAACCGGGTCACGTATACGTACGACAACGCGGGGCGGGTGCTCACCTCGCAGAATCCCATCCAGAAGGCGGCCAGCAAGACGGTCAATTTCGGCTACGACGCCGACGGCAACCTGACCGGCGTGACCGACGCCAACGGGCATGCGACCAGCTACATGTATGACGCCCGGGACCGCCTCACCACCATGATCGACGCCGCCAACCAGGGCACCGGGAAGGCCACCGTCTACGCGTACGACCCGGCGGGCAACCTGGCACAGGTCACGGACCCCCTGGGCCACGCCGTCACGTTCGCCTACGACGGCGACAACCGCATGACCGGGACCACCGACGGGATGGGCGATCGCGTCACGTGGACCTACGACAACGCCGGCGAGGTCACGATCTACAACGACGGCGACGGCCACCCGTTCACCTATTCCTACGACCCCCTCGGCCGGCTCCAGGCCGAGTATGGCCCGATCAAGACGGCCGGAAGCGGAGGAGGTTCCTACTCCGGGACGCAGGTCGCCTCCTACACCTACGACAAGAACGGCAACCTGATCGCCTTCAGGGACGGCAACAACAACGTCACCAAGTACGGCTACGACTCGCTCAATCGCGTCGTGACGGTCACGGACGCCAACAATAACATCACATCGTACACGTATGACAACAACGGGAACGTCCAGACGGTCAAGGATGCGAACGGGCACGCCACCTCGTATGCGTACGACGCCCGCAACAACCAGATCCGCGTGACCGAGCCCACCGGCGGCGGCACGACGACCTACCAGTACGACCCCGGGAACCGCCTGAAGAGCCTGACCGACCCGGACAACAACACGACGACCTACCTGTATGACAGCGCCAACCGCGTCACGACCGTGGTGGACCCGCTCAATCACTACACGACGTATGTATACGATGTGATGGACAACCTGGCGACCATGGTGGACCGGAACGGCCGCATCCACCAGTACGCCTACGACGCCGACGACCGCGAGACGACCGAGAAGTGGATCCCGATCGGCGGCGGCACGGCAACCAACACCGTCACCTACACCTACGACGCCGCCGGCCGGACCACCCAGGTCCAGGACGCGACCAGCAAGACGGCCTTAACCTACGACAACGCCAACCGGCTCCTCACCGCGGACGACGCCGGCACGACCGGACTGCCCCAGGTGACCCTGACCTACGGCTACGACCCCGCCGGCAACCGAACGACACTCGTCGACAGTAAGGGAGGCCTGACCAGCTACATTTACGACGCCCGGAATGAGCTGGTCACGATGACCCAGTCCGGGACGGGCATTTCCTCCAAGCGCGTGGACATCGCCTACGATAATGGCGGCCGCATGACGACGATCACGCGCTACTCCAGCCTCACCGGCGGCACGCCTGTCGCGACGACTGGTTACACCTACGACGCGGGAGACCGCGTCACGACCATCACCGACAAGAATTCCTCCGGCACCGTCCTGGCCTCTTACGGCTACACCTACGACCCCGGCGATCGGGTGACCCAGGAAGCCCGGACTTGGGCCTCCGGCTCGTCCACGGACACGCTGACCTACGGGTACACGAACAACGACCAGCTCACGAGCGTGAGCCACACGAATGCCTCGTTCGCGAATGAGTCGTTCAGCTACGACGCCAACGGCAACCGCACCGGCACCTCCCCCACGGACAACCGGATCGCGACCGACGGCACGTACAACTACACCTACGACAACGAGGGCAACGAGACCGTCCGGACGAAGATCTCCGACGGCAGCCAGACGATCTACAAGTACGACTACCGCAACCGCCTTGTCGAGGTGGACAGCAAGGTCGGCACCACGACCACGCCCCTGGCCACCTACACCTACGACGCACTCGACCGCCGCATCGGCCGCACCGAGGGCGGCGTCACGACCGCGACCCTCTACGACGGCGCCTCGCCGATCATGGACTTCACCGGCGGCTTGACCAGCCCCACGACCCGCTACCTGCAAGGGATCGGCGCCGCCGTCGACCAGGACCTCGCCCGCGACCAGTCCGGCATCGTCGCCTGGTACCTGCCCGACCGCCTGGGGACCGTCCGGGATTTGGTTGACAACACGGGGGCGATCATCGACCATGTCGATTACGGGGCGTACGGGAACCAGCTCGCGGAGTCCACCCCGGCGTATGGCGACAGGCTGGCGGGTTTTGCGGGGCTGGATCGCGATCCGGCCACGGGGTTGAATCTTGCGGTGTTCCGAGCTTCGGATCCGAAGACGGGGAGGTGGACGAATCAGGATCCTTTGAAGTTCACTGCGGGAGACCGCAACCTTTATCGCTACGTCGGCAGCAGCCCAACCAATTTCACGGATCCGACTGGTTTGGAGGTCTTCCCGCCCCCTGGACACAACCCCGACGGGACGCCCAAGAACCGTCCTCATCAGATGCCAACAGATCCCTCAGGTACATGGACCCCGACTCAGTTCTTTGGTCCTGGATCGCCTCTCATTAAGCAAACGAGCTGGGGATGTGGCGGTCTAGCCGCACTAAGACTTGGTGTGACCCCGGACTATCCTATTTCGAAGTATCTTGGGAAATTACATCCTAACGATATTCTCAGCCTTCCAAATATCCAAGATTATCCGACGCTTCAGCAGGCTAAAGATGCCCTGCATAGGATAGGTGGCAAGGGGAAAATATTGCTCGTTGACAGCCCATATCCTCAGTGGTGGACTGACGGCCCAGCTTCATGTAACTTCTCAACGTACTGGCCGGGTCCCGATGGCGGATATTGGGAATGGCAAAATCACGGTGATATGCAACCCGGCAGGGTAATTAGACATGAGCCGAATCCACCCGACCTTCATCCGTATAAAACATACTATCTAATTCCTACACCAAAGGTTAAACCGCTATAG
- a CDS encoding RNA polymerase sigma factor has translation MSRMMKVRAGGGRGVRDDFIPLVAALADRSLPPDGPALRSLLREIARVADRSLERSGLRGRADASGEDVANAVLFDLHRAAAAGRLRIGDVDALAGLVWGMVKAEVLRIRQRTHSRSRGGRGRSAGVSGIAGGDMPSNVARPAHQLVELEDLTDRLVDGLPTPEQLACAREIEARFAGLFADDAWREIARGRLQGLTNDEIARRTGQSVSTVRRRLRSGLDAFEAVQRTPTMPGGGE, from the coding sequence ATGTCCCGAATGATGAAGGTGCGCGCCGGCGGGGGCCGCGGCGTGCGCGATGATTTCATACCGCTCGTCGCGGCCCTGGCCGATCGCAGCCTCCCGCCGGACGGGCCTGCATTGAGGAGCCTACTCCGCGAGATCGCGCGAGTGGCGGATCGCAGCCTCGAACGGTCTGGTCTCCGCGGCCGGGCCGATGCGAGCGGCGAGGATGTGGCCAACGCGGTCCTGTTCGACCTCCACCGGGCGGCCGCTGCCGGCAGGCTCCGCATCGGCGATGTCGACGCCCTGGCCGGCCTGGTCTGGGGAATGGTGAAGGCGGAGGTCCTCCGGATCCGGCAGAGGACCCACTCACGAAGCCGCGGCGGACGCGGACGATCCGCGGGCGTGTCCGGCATAGCCGGGGGCGACATGCCCTCGAACGTCGCCCGACCGGCGCACCAGCTCGTCGAGCTTGAGGACCTGACCGATCGACTGGTCGACGGTCTCCCTACGCCGGAGCAACTCGCTTGCGCCCGGGAGATCGAGGCCCGGTTCGCGGGCCTCTTCGCCGACGATGCCTGGCGGGAGATCGCCCGGGGACGCCTCCAGGGCCTGACCAACGACGAAATCGCCCGGCGGACCGGCCAGTCCGTCAGCACCGTTCGGCGCAGGCTCCGATCGGGCCTCGATGCCTTCGAGGCCGTCCAGCGCACGCCCACCATGCCCGGGGGGGGCGAATAG